DNA from Lemur catta isolate mLemCat1 chromosome 7, mLemCat1.pri, whole genome shotgun sequence:
CATTTTGTTAAACAGAGGGCCTTGGGCTGTAAAGACGATCTCCCTATTTGATGGTGTTCTCTCCCAATCCTACTATTTATTACACTTGGAAAAAAACTAGTCCCAGAAAAACTTTTTCTTGTACAGATCTTCCTGGTTGTTCATTACACATTCAACTGACCACAGTGCCTTCACAACCCCCTCACTTCTCAGTCCCACAGAGGGATGCCTGCCTTTGCTACTTGTCAGACAGGCTCCATTTAATGCTATAATCCACTCCTATTTGTACCAATCTAAAGTAATCTTCTCGTTTATGTTTAAGGTTATTTATTACATCATTGTagtagcaaaagattggaaatagCTTACATACCATCAACAAGGAACAGGTTAAACTATGGGTGACCCAATGCAactgtagaaaaaagaaaaaggaatctcTTTATGTACTAATATAGAAATATCTCCAGGATATATGTATACTAATATCTGTAGTATACTATCTTTTGTGTAAGGGGAAGATGATGAGAGGGAAATAAGAATATGAACATATTTACTTCCATCTGCATAAGTAAATATTggaaaaatgctaataaaaatggTTATTAGTGGCATGGAGGGGTAATGGGAATGAGGTTGTCAGGGATAGGAGTGGGAAGGAAACTTCTCaatgtattccattttatatcatttgacttttgaaccatgtgaatatattacctattcaaaacatagtaaaatttaaaacaaaaataagactcTTCCACATACCCATTTAACTTCTCAGTAAACCCTATTTCTATGTAGGTGATTCAAAGGCCTGCAGCTATTCCTTTCTCCAAGAACTGGGTAGGCAAGACATATTTTAGATAAAGCCAAATATGGCCTGACAGATCTGGGTCAGGCCATTCAGTCGAAAGCTGCTGCTCTCACAAATGTTTGACAACATATGGCTAATGACAATATCTTTTTCTCCCTCAAAGAGTGCCTCCCAATGATTAGTACTTCTCTCCTAAATTTAAAGATTGGGATGTGTTAGCTTCTGTCGTGGATTTTCACATGactgtataaattttagattttagagagcctatttgcttatatatttaaGCTTTTAGacttttggtgtttgtttttggttttgtacTAACAGACAAAAAATGGTAGAAGTAGGGCAGGCCAAGCCATTCTCATCTCTCAATCTTaattattaactcattcatttaatacataggattaatttaataaatttttattgagagtCTGTTATTAGTCAGGCGCTATGCTAAGTGCTGGGATAAAATAAGAGCAAGACAGACACCTTATCTCCATTGAATTTGCATCCTGGTAGATGAGAAAAATGCTGATGAATAGGATGGCATGGGTGTGCATAGCAGGGTCCTCCAACCTAATGTAGGAGAGGTTAGAGAAAGCTTTTCTTAGAAGTAAATTAAAGCTGTCTGTAGAATGGGTAAGAATTGTCCAAGGGAAGAGGAAACATGAGAGTACAGTAGCTTGAAAGCCTTCACAGCACCTCCTGTTCCTGGTAAAGAAAATTACCTTTCCCAACAGCCGCATCATCCAGGGCTACAGAATAAGCAGCTCCAAATAGACTCAAGTAAGAGATTCCCTGGTCAGATTAATCCCATTATGGTCACATCCACATTACTTTAGTCCCTGTCAGAAGTCTGAGTCTTCATAATCTGACTCAAtctttcccctcctccacccactaTCCCCATGCAAATTCTTTCACTGGGCCCTATGGAAACCCCCAGATCTATGACCAGCAAATCAGCAAACTAGCCAAAGTATTAGTGCGGTAAGAGAAAGGGTGTGTTGCCATCAGACTGCCTGGATCCAAATCCTGACTGTCACTTATTGGGTGACCTTAAATAAGGTCTTACTGAGGAGAAAGGAAACCAGAAAGTTAAAATCTTCAGTGAGGGATATGTGGAGGACACGGCATGATTTCACATTGGTGTAACTATGCAAAAAAAAGAATTGTCCAAATAGGTTTAGAAAACAGTGTTTTTAATGAATATCATTAATGGAATATATTCCAAGGATAAATAGGACTGCAAAGAGATCTTAGTGAATTTCATTCATTAGTCTTATTGTTAGTTGTAATATTGGCATTatgttaaaactattttatatatatattgaggCTAGAGCAAAAATAATTATGTCCAAGAGGAAACATGAGTATAGTAGGTTGGAAGTCTTCACAGCACTGATCATCATTAGATGCAACCATTAGGAGAAAGGTTAATGGAGAATTTTACAATGGAGGAATTAGATTGTCACCATTTGAAAACATTGATCAATCTTAGCATTACTAAAAACAGGATAGCTAAATATTATGTACTTCCTGAAGTGATGCAGTATTCAGAGCAGCACCTCCTAGGaggtattcttgccaaaaatgttgaACCTTAAGATAACTAAGCCCTAAGAACTAACTTCCTGTTTACAGGAAATATGAGGACTAGTGGTAAAAGTAAAATGACAccacaaaaaagcaaacagatAAATCTAGAATATGGGACATTCAATAGGACAGTTGACCTGGTTTCAAACAAATGGCATTGGAGAAAGGTGGCTAGGGAGGGGAGGGTTACTGTCccagattaaaagaaatttaggagACATAACAACCATCTGAAATGCATAGAATTAGCTAGATCCTGATTCAGTTAGGTCATCTGTAGATAGACGTGTTTGAGACAATTGAATATGGACTGGGTTTAAATGATATCAAGAAATCCATAATCATTTTATTAGTTGTCATCATGGCATTGTGGTTGTAGGGAAAAAATGACCTTATAGTTCATGATGTACCCTGACATGTGTAGGGATAAAATGACATGATATCTAGGATTTACTTTAAAGTATgtctgcaagaaaaaaaaggaagggggatGAAACAAGTATGGCAAAATCTTGATAACTGTTAAGTCTGACTGATGGGCGTATAAGGATTCTGTGTATGCACAGAATTCTCTGCACTTTTGTGTATGagtaaaaattttcaatatataaaaacttaaaatgaaaaaagagctTGGGtttctggtcttgaactcctgacctcgaacgatcctcccgcctcagcctcccagagtgctagaatttcGGGCGTGAGATGCTGCACCCAGACTATCTTGGGTTTCTGACGGAGAGAGGAGAAATGATTTGGAATTGCCAATGAGATGTAAGAGTAACACAGACAAGTTCTGGCTCTGAGGTGCCCACTGGGGTGAGAGATGAAACAACTTCCACTTAAGAAGTGCACTCCTTGCTATCTGAATATGAAAAGCTCTGCTCCTACTCTGCTAAATCTCTCACGTGCAAATTTCTTCTACACTtgcccttccttcccccaccGAAGCAGCAATTCTCAATTTCAGTGGCAGCAACTGGGGGGTTTGATTAGTTGAGAAGTATACCTGTGATTTGCcactattttaattgtttataaatgctagtcattttaaaataaaacaaaacagattccAGATTAGTCCACAATGGTTTAACTCTCATTCAATTGCATTCAAAAGTGCTTTCCTGAGACAGAGATAAAGACATGGAAATGCAGCTAGCATACTGGGAATTGCAAATATGTATGCAGTGCTTGTAAACATAATACAGCAGTGCCCTAGACAGTGTCAATTACCTGATTCTTCAATTTTTGTCCAGTCATACCATCCACTGATGGTCTCAGTGCCCCTTACAAATCATACTTCATGAGTAAACAGGCAAACTATATTAAAGTGAACAGACTGGTCTCTGTACTACAGGCATACCTGGTTTTATTGCATTTCAtgttattgtgcttcacagatagggcctttttgtataatttaaaggtttatggcaaccctgcattgaggAAGTGTATAGATACcattttttccaacagcatgtgctcacctTGTGTCTCTGTGCTTTGGTAATTCTTgaagcatttcaaattttttcattattattatatctgttatgatgatctgtgatcagtaatcTTCGATGTTACTATCATAATTGTTTGGGGGTGCCATgaaccacacccatataagatggcaaacttcaTTGATAAGTGTGGTGTTGTTCAGACTGCTCCGTGGACTGGAtgtttccctgtctctctccctctcctcaggcttcCCTATTCCGTGAGACACACAATAGTGAAAGTAGGCCAATTAGCAACCCTACAATGGCCCCTAAGTATTCAAGTTAAAGGAAGAGTCACTTGTCTCtccctttaaatcaaaagctagaaatgactaAGCTTAGTAAGTAAGTTATGTAGAAAGCCAAGACAGGCCTAAAGCTAGGCTGCTTATGCCAGTTAGCCAACTTGTGAATGAAGGAAAAgctcttaaagaaaattaaaagggcTACTCCAGTGATAAGATAAGAAGCAAAATAGCTTATTGCTGATATAGAGAAAGTTTTCATGATCTGAATAGATGATCAAACCAGCCACCACATTCCcgtaagccaaagcctaatccagaacaaggccCTTAACTCTTCAATTCTATAAAGACTGAGAGGTAAGGACATcacagaagaaaagttagaagctagcagaagttggttcatgaagtttaaggaaagaagccatctccataacataaaagtgcaaggtgaagcaccAAGTACTGATGTAGGAAAtgcagcaagttacccagaagatttagctaagataattgatgatgGTGActacattaaacaacagattttcaatttaGGCAGGATTATAttagaagaagatgccatctagaactttcatagctagagaggagacgtcaatgcctggcttcaaagcttcaaaggacaggctgactctcttctTAGGGGCTAAGGCTGGTGCTTTTAAGTGGAAGCCAGTGCTCACTTACCATTACAAAAATCCTAGAGTCCCTAAGAATTATGCTAAAAGGAGTGAAACTGGATctatatctctcaccatacacagaaattaactcaagatggattaaagacttaactgTAAGACTTGAAACAATTGTTAATATCTTAAGCTAGTGAAGCTCACAGAATTCTTACCTGGCTCTATTAGCTCCTTCCCTCCAAGGACTTAGAGTGTTGTCAAATCGTGACTCATACTATaagtcatttaataaaataaataaccattcATGTTGTTAAAACCTATGTGTAAAATGTAAATAGGAGCATATTTCTTAatccaataaaaatatctatctcaAATCAACAGCTAGACACTACAGGCATTCCTATTAAAGTTGGGAATAAGACAAGGAAGTTTATTACTGgtcaagataataaaataaatgttgcaaaggaagaggaaaaattatggttatatattaatacaatatggtTATATAATTGTCtaccaaaaattataaataagctgaaaataaaaaactattaagaAAGTTCAGTGAGGTAGTCAGTTAAAAacttaacaacaaaaatcaatatcTTTCCTATATAGGAACAATAACCatttagaaatggaaaggaagaggtaATTTATTCCAGTAACAAAATTTGCATAAAaactgggaaaaagaaatgaataaatttaatgcaatttccATGAAAGTTCTAGCTTTTTTTGACTTGGAAAGTTTGCTAAAGTTAtgtagagaaataaatgtttaagtataGCTAGAAAATGCTGAGAAAGTATAAGTAACAAAGAGAGACTTGCCACGtgagatattaaaatgtattgtAAAACTCCAATAAAAAATTTAGTGATTTTGCTTCCAAAATTGCTAGACTGATCAatgaattagaagaaaaagaccaaaaatagaTCCAAATGTGTGTAAGAATTTAATGTATGGCATACATGTTGGGAAATCAGTGGAGCAAATACAGATTATTCAATGAATGGTATTATTGCAggtaattttttgaaaagttgtaTTTCTGCCTCAAATTTTATACTGGATAAATTTCATTTGgatctaaatgaaataaataaccaCTCATTGTATTAAAAATCCTtagtaaaatacaaatagaaacaaCTAAAGAAGTGCTAAAGATATAGGTAAATGTCAGTATTACTCAGGCTAATAATGCCTTGTTTAAAGTTAACATCAAAGCCAGAAACCATGAAGACAAACAAGCAACTTTACCACCCTACCTAAAtaaggaaaatgatgaaaaaagttATGTGGAAAGATGTTTCCCTTATAGTGCAAAGCATTCGCgtaaatccaaaggaaaaaagacaaacatttctgaataacattttttcccgtctttctttttcaaagaaaaatgggTTAAGAAAGCAAAAATCCCATTCATATTAGAAGTCAATTGGTCATATGAAAAGCATTCAGCCTTccaataattaaagaaatgcaaattcacacaaaaataacatttttatttttggattgacatatattaaaaagaataaattcactGTCATTGAGTGGGTTGGGAACTAAAATTGtgcccagaaattctacttctaagaTTTTATCCTAGGTAAGTTATAGAAAAAGTGAACAAAGATAGTTGCACAAAATTACAGTGTGgtttataacagtgaaaaattcAATGCAACCTAAGTGCTATGAATGAGAAACTTATTGAATAAAAGTTGGAAAGTTCATGAATTGGAATTCTAGACAGACATTACAAATACACATGTGGATCTATATTTAGTTGTATGAACAATATTCCCAATATATTCATGCCAGAACAGTAGAGTTCAATGagataaaatgaaacaatgtgTATCTGTACATAAAAAAATTCTGACAGTATACACTCAAATTTCAATAACAGTTATTTCAGGGCAGGTTGTGGGTAATATCTTTCCaattattcatttctatattatCTGCATCTTTTGCAACGATCattataatcagaaaaaggaaaacaagacagtTATGAAGGAGAGCATGAgaataatgagaagaaaagagagaaagggtgaAGAGGAGAAAACCATTTTCTGGAAGTTTTACTCTTGCTTCAggtacttttttctctttggaggctacattttaaaaacttccctttcaattttctccttttctcttactCCAACTGGAGAGGCTCTTAAACCATATATATTTAAGCcaaaattttatagtttacagaaaaaaatacaataaatcaaTCCATGATGTTGAATTTTGCCTAAGGAGAAAATGCAGTTGAATGGGATTGCCAGCCACACAATACACCTGTACTCAAGGCAGGCCGGAGTGTATACATCACCTTGAACTGTGTGTTGTTCTATACTTTAGCAAAACCTTTCCAAATGGGAAGGTTAAGAAGGACACagaatccttttatttattcttttagataCCATAGGTCATACATTTTTTTGCCTCTTGCAGAATGGTTTTCACTCAGTTGAACTTTAGTGTTATGCCTCCAGCCAAAAGTGCAGAcctttttcattcaacaaatatttgttgaagccTACATTGTGCCAGGCACATTTCTCGATATTTGGGAAACTATCAGTGTCCAGCTTTCCTGCAACTTGTTTTCTATTCCTCTAAGAAATAGCCATATAAAAGCAGCTATTGTTGAGGCTGTTATATGATTCGGTTTCCCATAGAGAAGTTCCTTTAAGACTTAAGAACTAGAAAAGTAGTTAAAGAATTCACATGTACTTTACTCATgaacaaacaaaggaaaatttatttctcttttttgtttgtgcTGCCAGGAAGCTTAATCTATTTTTAGCCCAACTTGAATAACTGTGCAAGATATTGCATCCATCCAATTCCAATACTAACCTTTCCCCGCTTTCAGGATTCCTTATCTTCctatttcatctatattttcgttggccttgctttttaaaaattcaaattgtcttattttattgCAGTCTAATGTATTTGTGAACTGCTTCAAATCTCAAATCCCTTGTGGTGTGTCTAAATAACCTAAATAATAAACAGAGAGATAaagtctctaaaagaaaagatatttgggGGGAATGAAGCATTGCCAGGGAATGCCATAGCAAGCTATCTGTGTATtcaaggagggaaaggaagacaaagatctttaaaggaaaaaatggaaattacataatcgttttgaaataattatccttggctacacagatcaataacaagggtgatgCCTGTTCAGGGTTgaacaggcagttgctgggcagatgtccttgcagaaatattttttgtgtaaggttgtgatggcctttgtgcaaggttgtggtttttgcagtctTTTTGATAGCTTTTGTTATCAGGCATACAAGCTTGAGAATCTTCTcttcatggccttccctggctTTATGTGTCAgggttggttttgtttgttttgtttttaacattagtgactccattttgatccTGACAACTTTCACAGGAACTAGGGGAACTAGATAAACAACATTaggaagaaacagacaaatccaaaatGTGGTGCATTCTTCAGGACAACTAACATGGTCTCTTCTAAAAGCCAAAATTAAGAAAACCTAAAAAGTGGAGGGAACTGTTCTAGtttgagaaattaaaacaaacaaacaaaaaaccaaactctATACCAACCTAATGTAGTGACTCCTGATTGGATCCTGgctcaaaagaaaatatctgcTTATAAAAGAAAGATTGAGAATAACtgaggactttttttttggtaagcaatgccatactacattttgtttttttatttttaactttcaattgacaaataataattgtacatatttatatgatAGTGATTTTCCATACGTAACAATGTATAGTGATcggatcagggtaattagcatatccatcatccaACTGAGGACATCTTAATATGGCCCAGATATTAGATATTAGTAAATGATTGTTAATTTTCTCAGGACTTGGTAATGGTATTATGATTACGAAAGAGAACGTCCTTATTTTTAGAGATGCATACTGAAATATGTAGGGACGTGGTGTCTTGTTTGCAACTTTGGGATGATTTAGCAAAAAACAGTGCTTACAAATACctacataaagcaaatatggcaaaatgttaagtATCTAAGTGTTGAGTCTGGGTATTGGGCAGTATTATTGAATTGGGGAAAAATTTTGGAGCTTGTTATTATTTTAGCCACGGTTACTATGATATCACTAGAAAGCTGCAATTACTCCTACTCCGAAGCACCCGTAACTCTCGCGATACTACAGGCAGGTGGCGCGCGAAACGCGGTGGGAGGGGCTGGAAGGAAAGAGACTGACTTCCGGCCAGGCCGTCGTCTGGGTGGCGCGGTCGAGTCATCGCTGGGCCTCGCCGCTTCGGTCTCTCATCCCTCCCCGCGCTCAGGCGCGGGGGGTCGACCAGCCAAGTGAGGTGGGAGGCGACTCAGACCTTTCCCTCCACTTCGTTTTGGCCAGCGCCCCGGCTACTCGCCCTGGGGCCCAGTCTGAGGGGCCGGGGCCTACATCGGCCCGCCGCTGGGCCTCATGAGGCATAGCCTGACCAAGCTGCTGGCAGCCTCAGGCAGCGACTCCCCAACCCGCAGCGAGAGCCCGGCGCCAGCCGCGACCTGCTCGCTGTCCGCGGACCTGATCCGGGCTGCGGCGGGGGAGAAAGAGACGGCGGCGGCCGGATCTCTTGGCCGCAAGCAGCCGCACGGCGACGTGGGCGAGTGGGAGGCCGGGACGGGGAGCCGCGGCGGCGTGGCCGTGCGCGCGCCCTCGCCcgaggagatggaggaggaggcgGTCGCCGGCGTCCCTGGGGAAGAGACCGAGGATATGGACTTTTTGTCCGGGCTGGAACTCGCGGATCTTTTGGACCCTCGGCAACCGGACTGGCACCTGGAGCCCGGACTTAGCTCGCCTGGGCCTCTCTCCTCGTCCGGCGGGGGCTCGGATAGCGGCGGCCTGTGGAGAGCGGACGACGACGACGAGGCCGCGGCTGCTGAGATGCAGCGCTTTTCCGACCTGCTGCAGAGGCTGTTAAACGGTATCGGAGGCTGCAGTAGCAGCAGTGACAATGGCAGCGGCGAAAAGAGGCGGAGAAAGTCCCCGGGAggaggtggcggcagcggcaacGATAACAACCAGGCGGCGACAAAGAGTCCCCGGAAGGCGGCGGCGGCCGCTGCCCGTCTTAATCGGCTGAAGAAGAAGGAGTACGTGATGGGGCTGGAGAGTCGAGTCCGAGGTCTGGCAGCCGAGAACCAGGAGCTGCGGGCCGAGAATCGGGAGCTGGGCAAACGCGTACAAGCACTGCAGGAGGAGAGTCGCTACCTACGGGCGGTCTTAGCCAACGAGACTGGACTGGCTCGCTTGCTGAGCCGGCTGAGCGGCGTGGGACTGCGGCTGACCACCTCGCTCTTCAGAGACTCGCCCGCCGGTGACCACGACTACGCGCTGCCGGTGGGAAAGCAGCAGCAGGACCTGCTAGAAGAGGACGACTCAGCGGGAGGAGTGTGTCTTCATGTGGACAAGGATAAGGTGTCGGTGGAGTTCTGCTCGGCGTGCGCCCGGAAGGCGTCGTCTTCTCTTAAAATGTAGGGTCAAGTAATCTGCTCTTTATCCGCGTTTACCCCTTTCAACTCCCTTACACCATGTAAAACACCTTAGTGGGACATCTTCACTGGACAcatttcagaggaggaaaaaaagtaatattgAATCTTTAAGTGTTTTAGCTAAAAGCATGAATGTGACACAGTAACCAACTCCTAATGATAACATGTGACTATTAAATCTCTCTGACAGTTTCTTTTTTAGGTGATTTCCTTCCTGCCAGGCTCCGTTGTAGGGGTTACAGAACAGTCGTTCCCGCCTCACAACCTGGTAAGGATCCATCTCTTCACGTAACGCTCATGCTCTGCTGCTTAGTCTACTTTAATGGGCAACATctcaatttgtgtgtgtgtgattttttttttttttttggaaggtgggaggggaatCTAATTGGGCCCTGTCCACCCTGGAAACAGACTTGTGCTGgtcataatgtttttaagatgttTCTTCTGATTGAAATAGCTGTTAATGTGTCCCCTTATTCAGACTTATGTGTACCTAGCTCTTCTGTCCCCAGTGTGGACATGGCCTTGGATGACATCGGTTCCAACTGTACACTGAAACCTGCTTATAGAGATACAGTTTGGAGACAGTGAAACAGGTGAAGTTGAATGGAAGTTCCGAGTTGTACAAGGTGCAAATTGGAATTCCAGTTTTAGAGCAACTTTTCAGAGGTTGACATTAAGTATTTGGGGCATGCACAAATGTGATAGTTATTTTGCTGGTGATGACAGATAATCTTAAATATTCAAGAATACCTTTTAGTTTTCAGTAGAAGATACAGAAATACAAACTATCCAGAGTAACAAATTTTAATATCTCACCATTAGAGAAGTTGGAAATTAACACACACATATCAGACTTCTGTGTTTTAGTTAATTGGAGGAAGAATAAGAATGGTTAATGAAATGTTTCTTTGAGGACCAGCCCAGTGATTACCCCATCACTGAGTATGAATAAATTGTCAAAcacctttatttttgttgtattaaaattttaggttaaatttatgtatgtatgattAGATATTGAAGGTTGTGAAATGTGAATGAAAACATGTAAAGTGAGGTTTCACAAAGAATCTTACTCTGTATTTCAAAAGTATTTGTCCTATTTAAAAGTAATTCTTAAAATTGAGTGGCTCTGGCCACTTAAATGACATTGATTGACACTATTTT
Protein-coding regions in this window:
- the CREBZF gene encoding CREB/ATF bZIP transcription factor isoform X2 translates to MRHSLTKLLAASGSDSPTRSESPAPAATCSLSADLIRAAAGEKETAAAGSLGRKQPHGDVGEWEAGTGSRGGVAVRAPSPEEMEEEAVAGVPGEETEDMDFLSGLELADLLDPRQPDWHLEPGLSSPGPLSSSGGGSDSGGLWRADDDDEAAAAEMQRFSDLLQRLLNGIGGCSSSSDNGSGEKRRRKSPGGGGGSGNDNNQAATKSPRKAAAAAARLNRLKKKEYVMGLESRVRGLAAENQELRAENRELGKRVQALQEESRYLRAVLANETGLARLLSRLSGVGLRLTTSLFRDSPAGDHDYALPVGKQQQDLLEEDDSAGGVCLHVDKDKVSVEFCSACARKASSSLKM
- the CREBZF gene encoding CREB/ATF bZIP transcription factor isoform X1; this encodes MRHSLTKLLAASGSDSPTRSESPAPAATCSLSADLIRAAAGEKETAAAGSLGRKQPHGDVGEWEAGTGSRGGVAVRAPSPEEMEEEAVAGVPGEETEDMDFLSGLELADLLDPRQPDWHLEPGLSSPGPLSSSGGGSDSGGLWRADDDDEAAAAEMQRFSDLLQRLLNGIGGCSSSSDNGSGEKRRRKSPGGGGGSGNDNNQAATKSPRKAAAAAARLNRLKKKEYVMGLESRVRGLAAENQELRAENRELGKRVQALQEESRYLRAVLANETGLARLLSRLSGVGLRLTTSLFRDSPAGDHDYALPVGKQQQDLLEEDDSAGGVCLHVDKDKVSVEFCSACARKASSSLKIFFFR